Within Candidatus Krumholzibacteriia bacterium, the genomic segment TCCAGCAAAGAGGAGGCGCCATGAAACCGCGCGCCTTGTGGACCAGCCGTGTTTCTATTCTTTTTCTGACCGCCGCGATGATGACCATCGCGGCATGCTCCGACGATTCCACGGTGGCACCGGCACCAGTCCCACCGACCAATGACCGCTACGTCAACCAGGCCACCGGGAGCGACGCCAACAGTGGCTCGGCGGGGTCCCCCTGGAAGACCATCAGCCATGCCGTCGCCACCGCGGACAGCATGATCACGATCCGGGTTGCGCCCGGAACCTACAACACCGCAAGCGGCGAGACATTCCCCATCACCATGAAGGAGGGGCAGCGGCTCATCGGTGACGTGGCGAACAAGGGCGCGGGAACGACGCCCACCCTGATCCAGGGCGAAGCGGCGTACACGCTTGGCATGATGGAAGGAACCGCCGTCATTGGAGCCGATGACACACATATTGCGGGTTTCTCATTCGACAATGACACGCATGCACTGGGGTACGGCGGTATCCTGGCGGATGGCGTCCGGATGGAGATAGACCACAACACGTTTCTCAACCCCATGTACGTCGGTGTTATCGGCGGTAACGGCGCCGACCTGGACATCCACGAGAACATCTTCCAGACGCCGTACTACGGGGTGTGGGCAGAGAGCGCCGGGGTGGTCGAGCTGCGGGACAACATCGCGGGCGGATACTTCACCATACGTGCCTACGGGGCCGCTGATCTTACTGTGCGGAACAACACGATGAACAACGGCACCGGGTGCATACAGTGCGGTGGCCCGCTGATCGCGATCGAGGAGAATTCCTTCAACTACACCGGGAACTACGGCGCAATCTCGGTCGACAGCGGCTCGCCCACGATCCGAAACAATACGTTCACCGGCAATGCAGCACTCTATGTCGAGTACGCAGGCAATCCGGATGCGGGCACCGGTGCAATCCCGGGAGGCAACAACTTTTCCGCCATCACCGGTCCCGCGGTGAAGCACACGGGCACCGGAACGGTGATGGCGATCGGAAACACCTGGGCGCACGACCCGCCGCAGGAGGGCGTCGACTACACCATCACGGGTGGCGGAACGGTTGTGACGCAATAGCTCCGCATTCACAAGGACAGGAGGCCTCCCATGGCATCCCGCATTCGCTTCTCGGCCGCGGTGTTTCTACTCCTTCTCGCCGGCACCGGCTTCGGGCCGCCCGCCCGGGCGCTCACCGTCATTCCCTCCCACGACTGGAGCGCCGCGTTCGGTGACCAGACCGCCCACCAGCGGGCGTACGCGGTGGCGATGGACGCCAGCGGAGCCGTCTACATGGCGGGGCCGTTCGTTGGGACCGTGAACTTCGGTGGCGGGGATCTCATCGCCGCCGGGTACGGAAACAGCGATATCTTCCTCGTGAAGTTCAACTCGGCGGGCGCACACCTGTGGAGCCAGCGTTTTGGCGACGCGGGCTCCCAGACCGCGGTATCGCTCGCCATCGACGCCAGCGGGAACGCGTACCTCACCGGATACTTCGACAGTACCGTCAACTTCGGTGGAGCCGACCTGACGTGCGTCGGCTTCAGCGACATCTACATCGCCAAGTTCAGCACGACGGGAGTGCACCTGCTCCCGCGCCCAGCGTGACTGACTTGGCCCCCGTCGACCAGCCGCTCGCCATGGCGTGCTTGACGCGCATGTGCGGGAAGTGCGGACCGGTGAGCTTCTCCCAGACGTCACCCACCACGAAGATCTCGGGGCGGCCGGCACCGATGACGGGGATGCGGACCGGCTTCCGATCCGTCCCGGAAAGGAACGCCGAGAATCACGGGGAAAGTGACATCCAAAAAGGAACCAGGACGGCGGGTGGAAGACGGGCTGGTGCCGGCGGGCACCGTGGACGCGCTCGGTGGACTACAGACCCACCAGTTCCGCGGCCAGTTCCAGCGCGTCCGTCGGCCAGTACGCCGGCGGCCGGGGCCAGTGCACACCCGGTCCGGCTTCCAACCGGCAGTTCAGCACCGTCTCTCGCCATTGCTGCGGGATTGCGTCGAGGCCGTGCACCGCTCCCAGCAGTGCGCCGCAGATGGCGCCGTTGGTGTCCGTGTCGCCACCGTGCGATACCGTCTCCACCATCCCCTCCTCGAGCGACTTCGCGTACAGCAACTCGTATAGCGCGTTGTGCAGGGCAATCTGCACCCGGCTCATGTTCGTGGTGTAGTCCCGCGGGGGTTCGGTCTTCGCCTGCGTGATGGCCCACATCAGGGATGCGTCCACCCCCATCGCCTTTGCCCGCTCGAGGAGGCGCTCGTACACCTTACGCGCCTCCAGCCCTTCGCGGATCGTCTCGGCAATCGCCACCACGTAGAGCGCATTCGCATCGCCGCAGACCGGATTGAGGTGGGTGATGGCGGCATCTTCCTGCGCCCAGCGCGCCACCTTGTCCAGGTCGTGCAGCGCGCCGAAGATCCCCAGCGGACTCACGCGCATCAGCGCCGCGTTGGCCTCGCTGGCCGGGTCGAACTTGCCGGAGAGCGCGTCGGATATGGTGAGTCCGTAGTCGAACGGACCCGAGGTCAGCCACGCGCGGTACGCCTCGCGCACCACGGCCATGTCGAACTCGCCGCGCTTCACGAGCGCCCGGGCCAGCGCGAGCGCCATCTCGGAATCGTCGGTGGGCTGTCCGGGAACCGTCGGGCCGCCGATGACGGGTCGAAACGAGAGACTCGCCACGATCTCGCGCGGCCACGGGGGCTGGTTGCGCCGCACGTCGTCGACCTTCTGGAACTCGGCGGCGCTGCCGAGCGCGTCGCCGCACAGCTGGCCCAGCAGGCAGCCCTGGGCGCGGGAGAGAATGAGGAAGGACGGTGCGGGCGACATGGTGAAACCTCGCGGCTATTCTACACCAACGCGCGCCGGAGCGTGCACCCGGGTGGTTGACCCCGGGCACCGGTGTCGCTAGACTCATGGTTTACTGATCCCCGTCGCGCCCCGAACCCCCGACTGTCGAGGTGGCCGCCATGTCCCCTTCGCCACGCTTGCGCACGCTGCCAATCGCGCTGCTGCTCCTCGCGCTCGCGGGTCTCCCCGCCCGCGCAACCGTCCTCACCTTCGACCCCGTCGCCCTGAACTTTGAGGCCGTCAGCCAGGACTACGGCGACCGCGTCACCACGACGCCGGAAAACGGCTTCGAATACGGCACCGCGGGTGGCTTCACGCCCAACATCGTGGTGGACTACGGCGTGCTGCCGGAGGCGCTCCCCGCCCTGTGGACGGCCGGCTACGGCGATCTTGTCAACGTGCTCTTCGAGAACCAGGACGGCTACGGCCACCTGGAGATCACGCTCACGGCGGATGCGCTGTGGAACGTGGTACTCGACGGCTTCGACATGGCGGCGTACTCATCGGTCGGGACCATCAACTCGGTGAGCGTGCGCGACGGCGCCGGCACCGAGCTGTTCAGCCAGACCGACGTGCAGATCACCAACACCGGGCACGACACGTTCAGCTTCGCCCCCGCGCTGCAGGGGCAGGTTCTCATCATCGCCATTGACACCCAGAACCTGGGATCGCGCAGCGATGACATCGCCATCGACAACATCACCTTCGGCCAGATCGCGTCGCCCAACCCGGTGGAATCGAAGACGTGGGGCGGCGTGAAAGCACTGTTCCGGTAGGTTTTTACCAACTTACCGGCCCCGGTAACTGTACTTCCGTCATTGAATGGAGGCCTCGCATGAGTCTGCGTCGTGTTTCGATGCTCTGGGCCGTTTCCGTTGTTGCCCTTGCTGCGTGTTCCGACGATGAATCCACCGTCGCGCCGCCGCCAACACCAGGCCCCTCCCCGGACCGGTACGTGAACCAGGCCACCGGGGACGATAGCAACGACGGTTCGTCCGGTTCTCCGTGGTCGAGCATCAGCCATGCACTCGCCACCGCCGACACCAACATCACCAT encodes:
- a CDS encoding DUF1565 domain-containing protein — protein: MKPRALWTSRVSILFLTAAMMTIAACSDDSTVAPAPVPPTNDRYVNQATGSDANSGSAGSPWKTISHAVATADSMITIRVAPGTYNTASGETFPITMKEGQRLIGDVANKGAGTTPTLIQGEAAYTLGMMEGTAVIGADDTHIAGFSFDNDTHALGYGGILADGVRMEIDHNTFLNPMYVGVIGGNGADLDIHENIFQTPYYGVWAESAGVVELRDNIAGGYFTIRAYGAADLTVRNNTMNNGTGCIQCGGPLIAIEENSFNYTGNYGAISVDSGSPTIRNNTFTGNAALYVEYAGNPDAGTGAIPGGNNFSAITGPAVKHTGTGTVMAIGNTWAHDPPQEGVDYTITGGGTVVTQ
- a CDS encoding SBBP repeat-containing protein; this encodes MASRIRFSAAVFLLLLAGTGFGPPARALTVIPSHDWSAAFGDQTAHQRAYAVAMDASGAVYMAGPFVGTVNFGGGDLIAAGYGNSDIFLVKFNSAGAHLWSQRFGDAGSQTAVSLAIDASGNAYLTGYFDSTVNFGGADLTCVGFSDIYIAKFSTTGVHLLPRPA
- a CDS encoding ADP-ribosylglycohydrolase family protein, producing the protein MSPAPSFLILSRAQGCLLGQLCGDALGSAAEFQKVDDVRRNQPPWPREIVASLSFRPVIGGPTVPGQPTDDSEMALALARALVKRGEFDMAVVREAYRAWLTSGPFDYGLTISDALSGKFDPASEANAALMRVSPLGIFGALHDLDKVARWAQEDAAITHLNPVCGDANALYVVAIAETIREGLEARKVYERLLERAKAMGVDASLMWAITQAKTEPPRDYTTNMSRVQIALHNALYELLYAKSLEEGMVETVSHGGDTDTNGAICGALLGAVHGLDAIPQQWRETVLNCRLEAGPGVHWPRPPAYWPTDALELAAELVGL